From the Ruminiclostridium josui JCM 17888 genome, one window contains:
- the map gene encoding type I methionyl aminopeptidase — protein MSINDIAQKLENFKSMGYIIPHKSLLKNSQQIEGIRKSGEITTQILDLLEKEVKPGITTAEIDKIVYEYTVAQNAIPAPLNYNGFPKSVCTSINNVVCHGIPNEKTVLKSGDIVNIDVSTILDGYFSDASRMYMIGDVSPNARKLVEVTKECLDIGTKQVKPFGSINDIGRAIEPFANKNGYSVVRDLGGHGVGIHFHEEPHVDHFQRKDMGFLILPGMVFTIEPMINEGSYKVQIGKDNWTVTTKDGSLSAQWEYTVAVTQTGYEILAH, from the coding sequence GTGAGTATCAATGATATTGCACAAAAACTTGAAAATTTTAAAAGCATGGGATATATAATACCCCATAAATCCCTACTAAAAAATTCTCAGCAAATTGAAGGTATTCGCAAAAGCGGTGAGATTACTACTCAGATACTTGATTTATTGGAAAAAGAAGTGAAACCGGGCATAACCACTGCAGAAATAGATAAAATTGTGTATGAATACACAGTTGCACAAAATGCAATTCCTGCGCCACTGAATTACAACGGGTTCCCCAAAAGTGTTTGTACTTCTATAAACAATGTTGTCTGTCATGGAATCCCCAATGAGAAAACCGTTCTCAAATCAGGAGATATAGTCAACATTGATGTTTCTACTATTTTAGACGGATATTTTTCAGATGCTAGCAGAATGTATATGATAGGCGATGTTTCACCAAATGCAAGAAAGCTTGTAGAAGTAACAAAAGAGTGTCTTGATATAGGAACAAAACAAGTTAAACCATTCGGTTCAATAAATGATATAGGAAGAGCGATTGAGCCTTTTGCAAATAAAAACGGCTATAGCGTTGTTCGTGATTTAGGCGGGCATGGAGTGGGAATTCACTTTCATGAAGAACCCCATGTCGATCATTTTCAGAGGAAGGACATGGGATTCCTGATACTTCCCGGAATGGTTTTTACAATAGAACCTATGATAAACGAGGGCAGTTATAAGGTCCAGATTGGAAAAGACAATTGGACTGTAACCACAAAAGACGGTTCTTTATCTGCCCAATGGGAATATACTGTAGCTGTTACACAGACGGGTTATGAGATACTTGCACATTAA
- the hypB gene encoding hydrogenase nickel incorporation protein HypB — MEIKVMKNIMHANDRLAEENRNYFKSKGIKAVNIMASPGSGKTSTIMKLIEAFDDRASVAVVEGDIASSIDAEKIDKLGNPVVQINTGGGCHLDANMIKSAAESLQLKDGTILFIENVGNIVCPSSFDLGEGIKMVIASVPEGHDKPYKYTSMFELADIVVLNKTDLMPYIDFDKDSFYKGVKALNENAKIIEVSCKTGEGINELADWMLNVQVSHNPSV; from the coding sequence ATGGAAATAAAAGTTATGAAAAACATAATGCATGCCAATGACAGGCTTGCAGAAGAAAATAGAAATTACTTTAAAAGTAAGGGAATAAAGGCTGTCAATATAATGGCTTCACCCGGTTCAGGAAAAACCAGTACTATTATGAAGCTTATAGAAGCTTTTGATGACAGAGCAAGTGTAGCTGTAGTTGAAGGAGATATTGCGTCTTCTATTGATGCAGAAAAAATAGACAAGCTGGGTAATCCTGTTGTTCAGATTAATACCGGAGGAGGATGCCACCTTGACGCAAATATGATAAAGAGCGCTGCAGAGAGTCTGCAACTAAAGGATGGGACAATCCTATTTATTGAAAATGTGGGGAATATTGTATGCCCTTCTTCCTTTGACTTAGGTGAAGGTATAAAAATGGTTATTGCTAGTGTACCTGAGGGACATGACAAGCCTTACAAATATACCTCAATGTTTGAACTTGCGGATATTGTTGTACTTAACAAGACAGATTTAATGCCTTATATCGACTTTGATAAGGACAGCTTTTACAAAGGCGTTAAGGCATTAAATGAAAATGCAAAGATTATTGAAGTATCATGTAAAACAGGTGAAGGAATAAATGAGCTTGCAGATTGGATGCTTAATGTGCAAGTATCTCATAACCCGTCTGTGTAA